The nucleotide sequence AGCAGCGGTAGCAGAACCAGCGGTGACCACATTATACACATCATGAACACCTCGTTTTTCAGCCAGTAAGTCTTGCAAGCCATAAAATGCTGCAGTGAACATGCCAAGGCGGACACCACCAACAAGTGAACCACGAGCAACACGAATAAACCTTTTCTCCATTGCATCTCTCATTATTCTATACTGTTCACGCTTGTCGCGTGTACTCCCTAGCTTTAATGTAACTTCTGCATCCTTGCTCTGTAGATATTAGAATGTCATTATCCTTCAATAGATAGGCGGAGCACGACATATGTACACCCTTAACAACAAGCATTGTCTGCAAGTTCTAACTTTGTCGTTTGCCTTTTTGTTTTAATTTGGCCTTGCTTGACAAATAGTAACAACTGAGAGCTTTTGATTTTAATGCCAAGTGGAGACGCATGATGGACAATAGGTAATATGAACTCAACACCTAATAATAATTCAAACGAATAAACCATGACACATTTACAAAAAGGACAAAAGTGTTAGTGACTTAGAAGTTGTATCATGTCTAAGTTGGCAAGAAATCAAGAATTAGGACTCCAACAAAGTCCCAAAGTAAATAAAAGAATGAGGTTTAATGCATTGATCTGAGCTCCAACAAAAGGCAACAAAGTTTCAGATTAGCCCATATGATTCGTGGATTGCTCTATGCTCcaacttaaaaagtcaaaaacagaaagtTTAACATGCATACAATACAATTAAAATTTAGTAACAAGGAATAAATAATGACAACAGTATTTTAGGAATAGGAAGCTTACTACAGATGCAGAAGCCTCTTTGCTTCCACCATATAGCAACCCTGCAAATACTCCAACAATTGTTGCTGTAACCCAACTAACTGTTCCTGGCTTTACCTGAACAATGGGTCTATGTTTTAAACCAAGAAACAAGTTGAattcaaagaagaaaaaaaacagatAACCTAGATCAGCAAGCATATACATCTCCAAGCTCATGTGTCACAATTTTTTTACAgacaatgataaaaaaaaacGTTTTTTTATTCAATTCTTTTGCCCTCAACAGAGTTGATCTTGGTTCCGCAGTTAACTAGAAACAGGATGCACAAACACTGGTGGGCATAATTCTGCTACAAACGATCGAAGAGATTACGAAATAATAAAATACGTACTTTGCCATGCGACGACAGCGGCACTGCAGTGTCGACTGGAGGAC is from Zingiber officinale cultivar Zhangliang chromosome 7B, Zo_v1.1, whole genome shotgun sequence and encodes:
- the LOC122007136 gene encoding uncharacterized protein LOC122007136 yields the protein MREAENVVASSPPNGLVADGPPVDTAVPLSSHGKVKPGTVSWVTATIVGVFAGLLYGGSKEASASVSKDAEVTLKLGSTRDKREQYRIMRDAMEKRFIRVARGSLVGGVRLGMFTAAFYGLQDLLAEKRGVHDVYNVVTAGSATAATFGLILPGSPMWRARNVLLGSVLGAGICFPLGWVHLKLVEMANKELSNSKSADTEGQNDTNKTGVGAAIEKLEERLRR